The Paraflavitalea devenefica genomic interval AAAGGCTTGTTCTTTGGTATTGTACACACCATACTTATAGCTGAGGGGAAATCCTTCGCGCAGCAGGGTGAGCTTAACCGTCCACCAGCCATTTTCCTGGTTCAGCAGGATGGGTGCGTTGGTATCCCAGTTGCCCGTTTCCCCGGTATTGCCCAGCAGGCATACCACTTCATTGCGGGTGAGCAGGGGCGCTTTCACTTTGAACAGGTGGGTGAACTTCTTTACCGCCTTGGCTTTGGTACGGACATGGTCACTGAGCAATACCTGCTGAAAGGGATCAGAATAAAACACATTTTCATATTCACCTGCATGGTTCCAGGTATCTATCACCTGGATCACTTCAGGGCCTTTCATTTTGGCGGTGTCAATCATCCGGTCGCCCCACTCAAAAACGCGGAAGCCATCCTCATTTTTCAAGACATAATTATACTGGACCGGTCCTGATTCCGGAACGTTGGTATGGATGGTACCATGCCAGAATTCATTATTCAGGTGGGTAAGTGTAAAAGCCTTTTCTATATCATGATTGCCCAGGGCTTCGATATTGCCGGTGACTGCCAATAACTGGCCATACTGGGTATGAAAACGAACATAAAAGTGAATTGTCATCATTCAGGTATTTTCCATGCAGAGCCCTTCCCACACAGGTTAGGTAGGGCGAATTTATTACAAACTGCATAAATTATGCTACCCTCTTGTGGGCGTTTTACAAACGTGTTAGCGAAATGCGATATATAGAAACCGGATAAAGGCTGCCTGCACTATCTTTCAGCCCAAACCTGGCAGGTTTAGGCAGTCAGCAAAATAATTGGCCGCAATACTCCAAAACCTGTCAGGTTTTAATAAAAAATATCCTTTACACTTTCATAATTAACCCTTTCACCCTATTTTTGCGCAAATTCTTTTGTACCATGGCGAATAAAAGACCCAAAGGCTTATACTGGTTGTTATTCCTGATCTCTACGGCAGCATTCGTAGCAGCGATTTTCTATCATTGGGAATACCTTACCCTGATCATTCCTTTTGTGTGCACGTATTTTGTACTGGCGCTGGACATTATCTAAGACCATTTGAACTTTTTATACAAAGCCACCTTTTATAGGTGGCTTTTTTGTTTTTGGGCTATAAAAGCAAAAGCCACCTTGTGAGAGATGGCTCTTATTATAATGAGTTATTATAAAACAGTTTAATTAGCGGCAGTTCCGCCGGTGGGGCCTCCGGTTTTGGTGGAGGAGGTTTCCAGGCGCTCAATGAACAATGACTGCTTCAGCTTCACGGCCACATGCTGTTCCAGCCGCACGGCAGGCGTCCAGTTGGGCATCTTATCAAAAGCATCGATCAGTTTATCATTCAGTTCATCATTGCCACCCTTGATCACTTTAGTATAACCCGGTTTTCCTTCCTTGTCTATCACAAACTCCACCATCACATAGGCTTTCTTCTGGTCTTCTTCCAGGTATTGGGCCATTTCATGGCTCAACTTATCAATGAAGGCCTGGAACCCCGTATTGCCGCCGGGAAATACAGGCAGCTTATTCACGACCGCTGCTATTTCGCCGGTGAATTCTTTTGCCGGACGCGGGTCTCTCTTCTTCACCACTTTCGCTTTATCGGGCGTAACCGGTATGGCCCCTTCCACTACATAATCGCCTTTTTTGGAGACCATGATCACCGGTAACTTCTTCGTTTTTTCAAAATACAGGTAAGCATGTTTCAGCTCATCGGCCATGGGTGCATATTCCGGAAAGTCCTTCATATACTTATCCAGGTAGATACTGCTGCGTTGGTTTTTGAAATGGATAGGGAAAATATGCACAGGTATAAAATCCTGTCCCTGGCTGCGGGCATGTGCGGCCAGGATATATATTTCTTCAATCTGCTGATCAGTAATAGGAATGCAACCGGTGGTCACACAACTGCCGTGGATATAAATATCCCCTCCGGGTTGCAGGGAATCGCTCAGGATACGGTCTGAGGCGTTGGGATAATTGAGACCCAGGGAAAGATGGTACTGGCTTTTGGGGTTAAACTCATTGATGTAGTAAAACCCTTCGGGCACCTGGTAGTCGCCCTGCATACGTTTGGGGCCTAATGTACCGGCCAGGGCGCATACTTTATAGGTCTTGAACAGTTTGAAAGGCTCATTTTGCTCATACTTCACCCATACCTCCAGTTGACTATCGTATTTGAAAGAACGCACATACATGTAGCGGAATGGCCAGGCCAGGCCTTTTTCCTGGAACTGCTTCATGAGAGTGTCCTCTTTGCGTTTCCAGGCATCACTGGTGCGGGGGAATGTTTTCTGGTATTCGACGAAGTTAAAGCTGGAAGCAGTGGTTTGAGACCACACACTACCTCCTGTAAGAAGGAACGCAGCTACTATCAGTACATATTTCATCTGGTAGAATCCCACAGTAATTAATAACGTATTTTAAGACCGGATATTTCTGAAAAGCGGGTCAATCCGGGATTAAAATTAGCACAAATGGAAGTGCAAAAATCAGCCCACATTGTTAACAATGTGAAAAACAGGGAAAAGAATACAGAAGACAGAATACAGAATTCAGCATCTATTGCTTCGAATAGGCCTCAAATATTACTCGAAATATCAATTAGTGCAAGTTGTGCCACAATCAGAAAAGGCTGAAGCCTGCCTGTTATGGAGCTTCAGCCTTATATTGTTTTTTTGCCGAGCAAAAGATTCTGTATGCTGGATTCTGGGTTCTGGATTCTCTAAAGATTTCCCCTCGCCTCCTGTTCACGCTCAATCGCTTCAAACAATGCTTTGAAGTTGCCTTTGCCGAAACTTTTAGCGCCTTTGCGCTGGATGATCTCGAAAAACAGGGTGGGCCTGTCTTCTACGGGTTTGGTGAATATCTGTAACAGGTAGCCTTCATCATCGCGGTCTACCAGGATACCCAGTTCTTTGAGCGGTTCAATATTTTCATCAATCTTCCCTACCCGCTCCTGCAGATCATCGTAATACGTGGTAGGCACCTGCAGAAATTCTACCCCACGATCACGCAAGGCCGTTACTGTTTCCACAATATTGGCAGTGGCCAGGGCTACGTGCTGGCAACCTTCCCCATCATAAAACTCCAGGTATTCCTCTACCTGTGATTTCTTCTTGCCTTCTGCCGGCTCATTGATGGGGAATTTGACAAACCCGTTCCCATTACTCATTACCTTACTCATCAGGGCAGAGTATTCGGTAGAAATATCTTTATCGTCAAAGCTGAGGATATTGCGGAAGCCCATTACCTGCTCATAAAAGCCTACCCATTTATTCATTTGGTTCCAGCCTACATTGCCCACGCAGTGGTCTACATACAACAATCCTGTAGGAGAAGGATTATAGTTGGACTGCCAGGCCCTGAACCCCGGCATAAAAGGGCCCTGGTAGTTTTTGCGCTCGATAAACAGGTGTACGGTATCGCCATAGGTATGGATACCACTCATGACCAGCTCGCCCTGGGTATCGCTCAGCTTCACCGGCTCCAGGTAGCTTTTGGCCCCCCGCTTCGTGGTTTCCCGCCAGGCGCTGGCGGCATCGTCTACCCGCAGGGCCAGGGCTTTCACCCCATCGCCGTGCTTATAAATATGATCGGCTATCGCATTACCGGCTCTCAATGGCGTGGTAAATACAAAAGTCAGTTTCTCCTGGCGCACCGCATAGCTGGCGCGGTCTTTTACCCCGGTCTCAGGTCCTGCATAAGCAAGCGACTGAAAACCAAAGGCTGTTTTATAAAAGTGGGCGGCCTGTTTGGCATTACCCACATAAAATTCCACGTAATCGGTACCCTGCAATGGCAGGAAATCGGTACTGGTATCAACGGAAGCAATAGTTGCCGTTTGAGCAGGCATAATCAATCAATTTAAAAGTCAGTAAAATAAGGTCAACCATTCCTAAAAGACAATCACATAAAGCGGGGAGCTTAGCAGCTTACAGATGAATCCATGGCCAGTGCCTCCATCAGCAGGCAGTAGCACATTCTCTTGTCGTTGAATAATTTATGGTCGTAATCGGGACGCATGACTACAAAGATAATCGTTTTTGGCTTTTTACCCCGTTGCCTCATTGCCTTGTTGCCTCGTTGCCTTTTATATTATAAATACGTATATTAGCCCCTGATTCACAGCAAAGAACACATTTTACACAAGCTTACTGATCCTCCGCCACCTAACCCCGCCCGCTCTGCTTAGTACATGATTCCGGTCTGCGACCGGCAGGTATTTATTTCATCAATCCTTCACAATCAAAACAATCAGTTATGAACGCTTCGTTGTTGAAAAAATGTTTGGCAGAATTTGTTGGCACTTTTGTATTGGTATTCATGGGATGCGGCAGCGCCGTGCTGGCCGGCAGCCATGTTGGCTTCCTGGGCATCTCCTTTGCTTTTGGCCTATCGGTCCTGGCCATGGCCTATGCCATCGGCCATATTTCCGGTTGCCATATTAACCCGGCTATTACCATCTCCATGCTGGCCACCGGCAAAATAACCGCCAAAGAAACAGGCGGTTACATCATTGCGCAGATCCTGGGCGCTATAGCCGGCGCCGCCGTTCTTTATTACATAGCAGGCGGCAAGGCCGATTATTCGCTGGCAGCCAACGGCCTGGGCCAGAATGGCGTGGAAGGTGGCTCGCCCGACCACTATTCACTGGTTAGTGGCCTGGTCACCGAAATTGTGCTCACGGCCATTTTCCTGGTAGTGATACATGGCGCTACCAGTAAGCACAACAGCAATGGCCTGATGGCCGGCACCGCCATTGGCCTCTCGCTCACCCTGATCCATATTGTGGGCATTCCTGTTACCGGCGTTTCCGTCAACCCTGCCCGGAGCATCGGCCCGGCCCTTTTTGTGGGGGGTGATGCCCTGTCGCATCTGTGGGTATTTATTGTGGGACCGATTGTCGGCGGCCTGATCGGCGGCGGTATCTGGAAGGCGATAGATAAACCCAACTGATAAACTATCCGTACCCTTATCTTTGCGCCTCAACCTACAGGCATGCAAAAAGTTGGTATTCTCGGCGGCGGACAATTAGGCAGAATGTTATTACAGACAGCCGCTAATTATCCTGTTGAAACCTATCTCATGGAAAACGATCCCGCATGCCCTGCGGCCCATCTGTGCCATCATTTCACGCTGGGAGACATCCGGAACTTTGATGATGTATACAATTTCGGAAAAGGACTGGATGCGCTGACCATTGAGATTGAATCCGTTAATGAAGATGCGCTCGAAAAGCTGGAACAGGAAGGCGTGAAGGTCTATCCCAGGCCATCCGCTTTGCGTACCATTAAAAACAAGATACTTCAGAAACAATTCTATAAGGACCTCCAGATACCCACTGCTCCTTTTGTAGTGACCCAAAATAAAAGGGAACTGCGGGAACAGGCCGCTTTCTTACCGGCCGTGCACAAAATAGGACTGGGCGGTTATGACGGCCGTGGCGTGCAGGTGATCAAAACAGCCGACCACCTCGATAAAGGTTTTGATGCGCCCTCCGTGCTCGAAAAGATGGTAACCATCCAAAAAGAGATCGCCATGATCGTAGCCATCAATGCCAAAGGAGAAACAGCGCTCTACCCGGCAGTGGACATGGTATTTGACCCGACCCTCAATTTGCTGGATTACCAGATAAGTCCGGCCGATATCCCCGAAAAAACACTGTGGAAAGTAGAAGCCATGGCACTGGCCGTAGTGAAAGGATTAAAAAGCCCCGGTCTTTTTGCCGTGGAATTGTTCATTGACAGGCAAGGCGATGTATTCGTGAATGAAACAGCACCGCGGGTGCATAACAGCGGGCATCATACTATAGAAGCCAACTACTCCTCTCAATTTGATATGCTGTGGCGCATCATGCTCGATTATCCGCTCGGCAATGCAGACCATATTCTTCCGGCAGCTATTGTGAACCTGCTGGGTGCAGAAGGACATAGCGGAGACGCTAAATATGATGGGCTCCACGAAGTGTTGCAGATGGATAATGTATTTGTCCACATCTATGGGAAAAAACAAACGAAACCCGGGCGCAAGATGGGGCATATAACTATCGTCAGTAAGGATAAACACGACCTGACCTATAAAGCACATCGTATTAAAAACACATTAAAAGTCATCAGTTAGAGCTTGTTACGCTACCACTCATACCCATTTTAACATTGGCGCATTGTTAATGTATTAACTTAGCCGCGCACTAACCAAACCCAGGCCCTGACACATGAGACGTAGCATGCCCACTTTTTCCTGTGCCAATACGCGAAGCAATAAATGGTCAATGAATACCAAACACATGCACATGAAAGGTATAAGCCCTGTTGCACTGGCATTATTATTTGTATCGTTTATTGCCTGTAAGGAAGAAAAGAAAACGGAGACGCCGGCAACCGGCGCCCCGCGCAATGCCCCCCTGCAGGTGGAAGCATTTATTGTAAAGACCCAACCCCTCAGCGAAAACCTCGAAGTGCCCGGCACGTTACAGCCGTATGAACAAACAGAGATCCGCCCCGAGATCACCGGACGGGTTGTAAAGCTGAATATACCCGAAGGAAGTTTTGTAAAGAAAGGCACCCTGCTGGTGAAGCTCTTTGATGAAGACCTGCAGGCACAATTAAAGAAATTGCAGGTACAGTTACAGATCAACGCCAAAACAGCCGAACGGCAAAAGGAGTTATTGACCATTGGCGGTATCAGTCAGCAGGAATATGACCTGAGCGAACTGGCCGTAAATAACCTGAAGGCAGATATAGACCTGGTGAGAGTGAGCATCGGCAAAACAGAGATCCGCGCGCCCTTTGATGGCCGTATCGGTTTGAAGGCGATCAGTGACGGCGCTTATATCACTCCCACCAATCTCATTACTACTATCAGCCAGGTAGGACAACTGAAGATGGAATTCTCTGTACCGGAAAAATACAGCGACCTGATGCGTAAAGGCAGGCCTGTAACATTTACCATTGCCGGCACCAACAAAAAATTCAATGCTGCTGTGCTGGCTACCGAATCGGTGATAGAGGCCAATACCCGTACCTTACGGGTGAGGACCGTAGTGAAAGGCAGTGACCCGGCACTGGTGCCCGGCGCTTTTGCCAAGGTAGGATTGAGACTGGATGAAAATGACAAGGCACTGATCATACCCACACAGGCTGTTATACCACAGGCACGGAATAAGCGGGTGATTGTTTATTCGGGCGGCGTGGTCAAATACCAGATCGTTAGCACCGGCATCCGCGACTCTTCGTATGTACAGATCACCGATGGCCTGAAGTTGGGAGATACCGTGATCACCACCGGCCTGCTGGCCATCCGCCCGGACAGCAAAATCAAATTAACCAAAGTTCAATAAGCGCTTCTCATGAATATTTCTGAGCTGAGTTTACGGCGACCGGTACTGGCCACCGTACTGAACATAGCGATCGTGTTGTTTGGGGTCATCGGCTTCACCTTCCTTGGCATACGCGACTATCCCGCTATTGACCCGCCCAATGTAAGCGTGGGCACCTCCTACCCCGGCGCCAATGCGGAGATCGTGGAATCACAGATCACCGAACCGCTGGAGAAAGCCATTAATGGTATTGCCGGCGTAAAAAATATCACTTCCACCAGCAGCCAGGGTACCAGCCGTATCAATGTGGAATTTGAACTGAGCATTGACCTGGAAGCCGCGGCTAATGACGTACGTGATAAAGTATCACAGGCTTCCCGCTCCCTGCCGGATGACCTGCCGGCGCCCCCTGTTGTATCGAAAGCAGATGCCAGTTCCGATGCGATCATCTCCATGACGATACAGAGCAATACGCGCAACCAGCTACAGATCACAGAATATGCCAATAACGTGTTGGTGGAAAGGCTGCAAACCATTCCCGGCGTAAGCGCCATCCAGATATGGGGTGAAAAGAGATACGCCATGCGCGTTTGGTTCAACCCGGCCAAACTAAGCGCTTATGGTTTAACGCCCGGCGATGTGCAAAGCGCCCTCGCCCGGGAAAACGTAGAGTTGCCTTCGGGTAAAATATCCGGCAACACCACCGAACTATCCATCCGCACCTACGGCCGCCTGTTTACCGAAGAGGACTTCAATAATGTGATCATCAAAACCGTCAATGGCAATGAGATCCGGCTCAAGGATGTGGCAGAGGCCGTACTGGGACCAGAGAATGAAGAAACCATATTGAAAGAGAGCCTCATTCCCATGATCGCCCTGGCGCTGGTGCCGCAGCCGGGCTCCAACTATGTATCTATCTCCAATGAATTCTATAAACGTTTTGAACAGCTCAAGAAAGAAGTACCCGGCGATATTAAGCTGAATATTGCGCTGGACCAAACAAGGTTTATCAAACAATCCATTTCGGAAGTAGAAGAAACGCTCATCATAGCCCTGATCCTGGTGGTGCTCATCATCTACCTGTTCTTCCGCGACTGGATCATTTCCATCCGGCCTTTGATAGATATCCCGGTATCGCTGATCGGCGCCTTCTTTATTATGTACCTGAGCGGCTTCACCATCAATGTACTTTCTTTACTGGGCATTGTACTGGCTACCGGCCTGGTGGTGGACGATGGTATTGTGGTAACAGAAAACATCTTTAAGAAGATGGAACAGGGCATGAACAAATACCAGGCGGCCAAGGAAGGTTCCAAAGAGATCTACTTTGCGGTCATCGCCACCTCCATCACCCTGGCGGTGATCTTTTTGCCCATCATCTTCCTGCAAGGCTTCGTGGGACGTTTGTTCCGTGAGTTTGGCATCGTGGTGGCAGGTGCTGTATTGATCTCTGCGCTGGTATCCTTAACCTTAACGCCGGTACTCAACGTAAAGCTCACCCGCAAAGTACACAAGCATAGCTGGTTCTACCATAAAACCGAGCCTTTCTTCCAGTGGATGGAAAATGGCTATTTTAATTCACTGAAAGCCTTTATGCGGGTACGCTGGATAGCCCTGATCCTGATCGTAGCCTGTTTTGGCATCATCTGGTTCATTGGCGGCGGCCTTAAATCAGAACTGGCCCCCATGGAGGACCGCAGCCAGTTCCGCCTGCAGGTAACAGCCCCCGAAGGCACTTCCTTCGATTACATGGATAAGTATATAGACCGGCTGGGGCAACTGATGCTGGATTCCATTAAACCCGAAGAACGCCGCATTGTATTAACGATCACCGCACCCGGCTTCAGTGGCGCAGGCTCTGTGAACAGCGGCATGGTGCGGGTGACGCTGGTAGACCCGAAGGACCGCACCCGCTCGCAGGAAGACATTGTGAATATGGTGAACAGGAACCTGGGTAAGTATTCCGAAGGCCGCGCCTTCGCTGTACAGGAACAAACCATCTCGGTCAATCGCCGCTCGGGACAGCCCGTACAGTTCGTTATACAGAACAACAACTTCGAAAAGCTGAAAGAGGTATTGCCGAAGTTCCTCGAAGAAGCGAATAAGAGCGGCGTGTTGATGAACGTGGATGCCGACCTTAAGTTCAATAAGCCGGAACTGAATATTGATATTGACCGCATCAAGGCCAGCCAACTGGGCGTGAGCATTGCCGATGTATCGCAGGTATTGCAACTGGCGTTGAGCAATCTTCGCCTGGGATACTTCTATCGTGAAGGTAAACAGTATGAAGTAATCGGCCAGGTAGCCCGTAATGACCGCGATGACCCTACCGACCTGAAGAATATTTACGTACGCAATAACCGCAATGAAATTATTTCGCTGGATAACCTGGTAAACATACGGGAAGAAACAACTCCCCCCCAACTGTACCATTTTAACCGGTATAAATCGGCCACCATCTCTGCCAGTCCGGTCAATGGCCGCACACTGGGAGAAGGTATCAAGACCATGCAGGATATTGCCGCCCGGTTACTGGACGATACGTATTCTACTTCGCTGTCGGGCCCGTCAAGAGACTTTGCCGAAAGCTCCGGCAATACCAGCTTTGCCTTTATACTGGCGCTGATCCTGATCTTCCTCGTATTGGCGGCACAGTTTGAAAGTTTTGTTGACCCGCTGGTGATCATGTTCACGGTACCGCTGGCGATTGCCGGTGCGGTATTGTCGTTGTGGATCTTTGACCAGACCCTGAATATCTTTTCTCAGATCGGTATGATCATGCTCATTGGCCTGGTGACCAAAAATGGTATCCTGATCGTGGAGTTTGCCAACCAGAAACAACTGGCGGGATTACCCAAGCGACAGGCTGTTACC includes:
- a CDS encoding L,D-transpeptidase family protein, with the translated sequence MKYVLIVAAFLLTGGSVWSQTTASSFNFVEYQKTFPRTSDAWKRKEDTLMKQFQEKGLAWPFRYMYVRSFKYDSQLEVWVKYEQNEPFKLFKTYKVCALAGTLGPKRMQGDYQVPEGFYYINEFNPKSQYHLSLGLNYPNASDRILSDSLQPGGDIYIHGSCVTTGCIPITDQQIEEIYILAAHARSQGQDFIPVHIFPIHFKNQRSSIYLDKYMKDFPEYAPMADELKHAYLYFEKTKKLPVIMVSKKGDYVVEGAIPVTPDKAKVVKKRDPRPAKEFTGEIAAVVNKLPVFPGGNTGFQAFIDKLSHEMAQYLEEDQKKAYVMVEFVIDKEGKPGYTKVIKGGNDELNDKLIDAFDKMPNWTPAVRLEQHVAVKLKQSLFIERLETSSTKTGGPTGGTAAN
- the hppD gene encoding 4-hydroxyphenylpyruvate dioxygenase; the protein is MPAQTATIASVDTSTDFLPLQGTDYVEFYVGNAKQAAHFYKTAFGFQSLAYAGPETGVKDRASYAVRQEKLTFVFTTPLRAGNAIADHIYKHGDGVKALALRVDDAASAWRETTKRGAKSYLEPVKLSDTQGELVMSGIHTYGDTVHLFIERKNYQGPFMPGFRAWQSNYNPSPTGLLYVDHCVGNVGWNQMNKWVGFYEQVMGFRNILSFDDKDISTEYSALMSKVMSNGNGFVKFPINEPAEGKKKSQVEEYLEFYDGEGCQHVALATANIVETVTALRDRGVEFLQVPTTYYDDLQERVGKIDENIEPLKELGILVDRDDEGYLLQIFTKPVEDRPTLFFEIIQRKGAKSFGKGNFKALFEAIEREQEARGNL
- the aqpZ gene encoding aquaporin Z codes for the protein MNASLLKKCLAEFVGTFVLVFMGCGSAVLAGSHVGFLGISFAFGLSVLAMAYAIGHISGCHINPAITISMLATGKITAKETGGYIIAQILGAIAGAAVLYYIAGGKADYSLAANGLGQNGVEGGSPDHYSLVSGLVTEIVLTAIFLVVIHGATSKHNSNGLMAGTAIGLSLTLIHIVGIPVTGVSVNPARSIGPALFVGGDALSHLWVFIVGPIVGGLIGGGIWKAIDKPN
- a CDS encoding 5-(carboxyamino)imidazole ribonucleotide synthase, producing the protein MQKVGILGGGQLGRMLLQTAANYPVETYLMENDPACPAAHLCHHFTLGDIRNFDDVYNFGKGLDALTIEIESVNEDALEKLEQEGVKVYPRPSALRTIKNKILQKQFYKDLQIPTAPFVVTQNKRELREQAAFLPAVHKIGLGGYDGRGVQVIKTADHLDKGFDAPSVLEKMVTIQKEIAMIVAINAKGETALYPAVDMVFDPTLNLLDYQISPADIPEKTLWKVEAMALAVVKGLKSPGLFAVELFIDRQGDVFVNETAPRVHNSGHHTIEANYSSQFDMLWRIMLDYPLGNADHILPAAIVNLLGAEGHSGDAKYDGLHEVLQMDNVFVHIYGKKQTKPGRKMGHITIVSKDKHDLTYKAHRIKNTLKVIS
- a CDS encoding efflux RND transporter periplasmic adaptor subunit, which produces MRRSMPTFSCANTRSNKWSMNTKHMHMKGISPVALALLFVSFIACKEEKKTETPATGAPRNAPLQVEAFIVKTQPLSENLEVPGTLQPYEQTEIRPEITGRVVKLNIPEGSFVKKGTLLVKLFDEDLQAQLKKLQVQLQINAKTAERQKELLTIGGISQQEYDLSELAVNNLKADIDLVRVSIGKTEIRAPFDGRIGLKAISDGAYITPTNLITTISQVGQLKMEFSVPEKYSDLMRKGRPVTFTIAGTNKKFNAAVLATESVIEANTRTLRVRTVVKGSDPALVPGAFAKVGLRLDENDKALIIPTQAVIPQARNKRVIVYSGGVVKYQIVSTGIRDSSYVQITDGLKLGDTVITTGLLAIRPDSKIKLTKVQ
- a CDS encoding efflux RND transporter permease subunit, which codes for MNISELSLRRPVLATVLNIAIVLFGVIGFTFLGIRDYPAIDPPNVSVGTSYPGANAEIVESQITEPLEKAINGIAGVKNITSTSSQGTSRINVEFELSIDLEAAANDVRDKVSQASRSLPDDLPAPPVVSKADASSDAIISMTIQSNTRNQLQITEYANNVLVERLQTIPGVSAIQIWGEKRYAMRVWFNPAKLSAYGLTPGDVQSALARENVELPSGKISGNTTELSIRTYGRLFTEEDFNNVIIKTVNGNEIRLKDVAEAVLGPENEETILKESLIPMIALALVPQPGSNYVSISNEFYKRFEQLKKEVPGDIKLNIALDQTRFIKQSISEVEETLIIALILVVLIIYLFFRDWIISIRPLIDIPVSLIGAFFIMYLSGFTINVLSLLGIVLATGLVVDDGIVVTENIFKKMEQGMNKYQAAKEGSKEIYFAVIATSITLAVIFLPIIFLQGFVGRLFREFGIVVAGAVLISALVSLTLTPVLNVKLTRKVHKHSWFYHKTEPFFQWMENGYFNSLKAFMRVRWIALILIVACFGIIWFIGGGLKSELAPMEDRSQFRLQVTAPEGTSFDYMDKYIDRLGQLMLDSIKPEERRIVLTITAPGFSGAGSVNSGMVRVTLVDPKDRTRSQEDIVNMVNRNLGKYSEGRAFAVQEQTISVNRRSGQPVQFVIQNNNFEKLKEVLPKFLEEANKSGVLMNVDADLKFNKPELNIDIDRIKASQLGVSIADVSQVLQLALSNLRLGYFYREGKQYEVIGQVARNDRDDPTDLKNIYVRNNRNEIISLDNLVNIREETTPPQLYHFNRYKSATISASPVNGRTLGEGIKTMQDIAARLLDDTYSTSLSGPSRDFAESSGNTSFAFILALILIFLVLAAQFESFVDPLVIMFTVPLAIAGAVLSLWIFDQTLNIFSQIGMIMLIGLVTKNGILIVEFANQKQLAGLPKRQAVTEAAQARLRPILMTSLAMSLGALPIALSLGAAATSRIPLGIVIVGGIMFSLVLTLYVIPAMYTFLSFKKKKSELELMEMAEKTHQPEVQHA